One segment of Panicum virgatum strain AP13 chromosome 3K, P.virgatum_v5, whole genome shotgun sequence DNA contains the following:
- the LOC120700907 gene encoding uncharacterized protein LOC120700907: protein MERRSIINLCTNTSEGTTFLMSKEMSDQSHTSEVIYELVDKAIEDVGAENMVQIVIDNASNNMGAKALLHIKRPNIFWTSCVTHTINLMLQGIGNVPKFKKTIDVAKSFTIFVYGHHRTLACLRSFTLKREIIRPGVTRFATAYLTLQSMMEKKDCLRKMVVDSKWYDLPDVKTKKGKDATATVLNIRFWKDVSLCLKVFEPLVKVLRLVDGDVKPSMGYVYGELLKAKREIKEPFGNVERN from the coding sequence ATGGAGAGAAGAAGTATTATAAACCTGTGCACAAATACTAGTGAGGGAACAACATTTCTCATGTCAAAGGAAATGTCAGATCAGTCACACACTAGTGAGGTTATATATGAGCTGGTTGACAAGGCAATTGAGGATGTAGGTGCTGAAAATATGGTGCAGATTGTGATAGATAATGCTTCTAACAACATGGGAGCAAAGGCATTGCTGCATATCAAGAGGCCAAACATATTTTGGACTTCTTGTGTAACTCATACCATCAATTTGATGCTGCAAGGTATTGGTAATGTTCCAAAATTCAAGAAGACAATTGATGTAGCAAAATCATTCACTATCTTTGTCTATGGCCACCACCGAACCTTGGCATGTTTGAGGTCCTTCACCTTGAAGAGAGAAATCATAAGGCCAGGGGTAACCAGATTTGCTACAGCCTATCTTACACTGCAAAGTATGATGGAAAAGAAGGATTGTCTAAGAAAGATGGTGGTTGATTCCAAGTGGTATGACTTACCTGATGTAAAGACCAAGAAGGGCAAGGATGCTACAGCCACGGTGTTGAACATTCGTTTTTGGAAAGATGTGTCCCTTTGTTTGAAGGTCTTTGAGCCCTTGGTGAAAGTTCTACGTTTGGTTGATGGGGATGTGAAGCCATCTATGGGTTATGTGTATGGAGAACTTCTTAAGGCAAAGAGGGAGATCAAGGAGCCATTTGGAAATGTGGAAAGGAACTAG